One window from the genome of Candidatus Synechococcus calcipolaris G9 encodes:
- a CDS encoding pentapeptide repeat-containing protein, with translation MNAEELLKAYGAGERDFQGVNLRHVNLSRACLERINLSRSNLADAGLQGANLQGADLCGAILSEVSLSHADLRGADLRGVILTSGDLRRVILRKTNLTGADLSRANLANADLSEANLTGAQLSEAILREADLTLADLTLAELERANLTRANLTEAYLRGADLADAVLREAQLPQANLRGSNLSNTDLQQTNLERAILIGANLRGARLEEANLRQASFKEANLRHACLDKANLVGADLRGVSLARSLLRGADLSDAILIGANLMGANLSDATLRGANLIEAILTGASMSGVDLTGVDLSQAVMPDGVLSDI, from the coding sequence GTGAATGCGGAAGAATTGTTAAAGGCCTATGGGGCGGGAGAACGAGATTTTCAGGGAGTCAATTTACGCCACGTTAATCTGAGTCGAGCCTGCCTAGAGCGGATCAATTTAAGTCGTTCAAACCTGGCAGATGCGGGACTTCAGGGAGCCAATTTGCAGGGGGCAGATCTCTGCGGAGCTATCCTCAGTGAGGTGAGTCTCAGTCATGCGGATCTACGGGGAGCGGATCTGCGGGGGGTGATTTTAACCAGTGGGGATCTCCGTCGCGTCATTCTTCGGAAAACAAACCTGACCGGGGCAGATCTCAGTCGGGCCAATTTAGCCAATGCGGATCTCAGTGAAGCCAATCTCACCGGAGCCCAATTGAGCGAAGCCATTCTCCGGGAGGCAGATCTAACCCTAGCGGATCTAACCCTAGCGGAGTTAGAGCGGGCCAACTTAACCCGAGCGAACCTGACGGAGGCCTACCTGCGGGGCGCAGACCTAGCCGATGCCGTTCTCCGGGAAGCCCAACTGCCCCAAGCCAACCTGCGGGGGTCTAATCTCAGCAATACTGACCTACAGCAAACTAATCTAGAGCGGGCTATTCTGATTGGGGCCAATCTGCGGGGAGCCCGTTTAGAGGAAGCCAATCTACGCCAAGCCTCGTTCAAAGAAGCGAATCTACGCCATGCCTGCCTAGATAAAGCCAATTTAGTGGGGGCAGATCTGCGGGGTGTTAGTCTGGCGCGATCGCTCCTGCGGGGGGCCGATCTCAGTGATGCAATTTTGATTGGAGCCAATCTGATGGGGGCTAACCTGAGTGATGCTACGCTGCGGGGAGCCAATCTCATTGAGGCAATTTTGACCGGAGCGAGTATGTCTGGGGTTGATTTGACCGGTGTTGATCTGAGCCAAGCCGTCATGCCCGATGGGGTACTATCGGATATTTAA
- a CDS encoding TIGR04283 family arsenosugar biosynthesis glycosyltransferase yields the protein MATISIIIPVLNEGKTLGRTLRNLSILTPPPLEIIVVDGGSTDETLTIAQTYPVQMIHAGQAGRSYQMNAGARQAQGDILCFLHGDTLIPDDAIAVMEKTLGNPAIAGAGFISLMTGGDRTRWSISLHNYLKTYYAPCLFRPRRFWWQGLRLLFGDQVIFCRRQQFQACGGFDASLPIMEEADLCLKLSDYGAIRQVNRVVQSCDRRVAHWGSIKATGIYLYIGVLWGMGVSPTYLKRFYDDVR from the coding sequence ATGGCAACGATTTCAATTATTATCCCGGTTCTCAATGAAGGAAAAACCCTAGGACGTACCCTGCGAAATTTAAGTATTCTCACGCCCCCACCCTTGGAAATCATTGTGGTGGATGGGGGCAGCACCGATGAAACCCTGACCATTGCCCAAACCTATCCCGTTCAAATGATTCATGCTGGCCAAGCAGGGCGATCCTACCAAATGAATGCGGGGGCCCGCCAAGCCCAAGGGGATATTCTCTGTTTTCTCCATGGTGATACCCTTATTCCCGATGATGCGATCGCTGTGATGGAAAAGACCTTAGGGAACCCGGCGATCGCTGGGGCTGGTTTTATTTCCCTGATGACTGGGGGAGATCGCACCCGCTGGAGTATTTCCCTGCACAACTACCTCAAAACCTACTATGCCCCCTGTTTATTCCGTCCCCGTCGATTTTGGTGGCAGGGCCTGCGGCTCCTCTTTGGCGATCAAGTGATCTTCTGTCGGCGGCAGCAGTTTCAGGCCTGTGGTGGGTTTGATGCCAGTTTACCGATTATGGAAGAGGCGGATCTCTGCCTCAAGTTGAGTGACTATGGAGCCATTCGCCAAGTTAATCGAGTGGTTCAGTCCTGCGATCGCCGGGTTGCCCACTGGGGCAGTATCAAAGCAACGGGCATTTATTTGTACATT
- the xrtO gene encoding exosortase O — translation MSPLSSRSQPLGLSRVGWIFHLALVLILTLSWLHVTQGAWMWLLGRVAAGWPSPLGILILGSVLGGVIYGVRFLGWRFRLVALAPRPLPFLFMVGMAIATVVEPYLLALPQLAAVFWLMSAYGFLGLVISKERWQRGLSFGILAAVILPFSLDMNVGLGFPLRLWTANTVAHLFSQLGGTVITSQDIVVLENTFAQVDLPCSGLKGLGVGFIFFLLITCVERCSMGIGWLLVCLTQGLLLIVANVGRVAILVFLGAIHQERLAAILHVPLGVIGFITCLLVTWVLLRCLPKIELKTVPKTDRYPAPRTEKDGRSPLGISPWPLGMATLVFLVLMGLPPASLGTTGLADLHHLPWPASLERQVLALSPLEETFFAQIPGTIVTKEAFAQGDISGTFLVVGSSSWRSHHAPEQCFQGNGFQLTSLTETTLGPNLPVHWLTLNGGAQTAAYWFQSPQRITPHYLDRFWASLGRSPANSWLMVSILFDPGYPATDPQIQDLAQTIQETLQSAWQESSHG, via the coding sequence GTGTCACCTCTCTCGTCCCGATCTCAGCCCCTAGGTCTGTCTAGGGTGGGTTGGATATTCCATCTAGCTTTAGTGTTGATTTTAACCCTGAGTTGGCTGCACGTCACCCAAGGGGCCTGGATGTGGCTCCTGGGTAGGGTGGCGGCAGGTTGGCCAAGTCCGTTGGGAATCCTGATCCTAGGTTCAGTCCTTGGCGGGGTAATCTATGGTGTACGATTTCTGGGTTGGCGATTTAGACTGGTCGCACTAGCACCTCGGCCTCTTCCGTTCCTATTCATGGTGGGCATGGCGATCGCCACGGTGGTAGAGCCATACCTTTTAGCCTTGCCCCAATTAGCTGCCGTATTTTGGTTAATGAGTGCCTACGGGTTCCTAGGCTTAGTGATCTCTAAGGAGCGTTGGCAGCGGGGATTGAGTTTCGGTATTTTGGCGGCGGTGATCCTTCCCTTTAGCCTAGATATGAATGTGGGATTGGGGTTTCCCCTGCGGCTGTGGACAGCAAATACGGTCGCCCATCTCTTTAGCCAACTGGGTGGGACAGTGATCACCTCCCAGGATATTGTGGTACTGGAAAATACCTTTGCTCAGGTGGACTTGCCCTGTAGTGGTCTCAAGGGGTTGGGAGTGGGCTTTATTTTTTTCCTGCTGATCACTTGTGTAGAGCGGTGTTCCATGGGTATAGGTTGGCTCTTGGTCTGCCTAACCCAGGGATTACTCCTAATAGTTGCCAATGTGGGACGGGTGGCTATTTTGGTATTTTTGGGAGCAATCCACCAAGAACGTTTGGCGGCAATTCTCCATGTGCCCTTGGGGGTGATCGGCTTTATCACCTGTCTGTTGGTTACCTGGGTTCTACTGCGTTGTTTGCCAAAAATAGAACTGAAAACAGTACCAAAAACAGATAGGTATCCTGCCCCTAGGACAGAAAAGGACGGGCGATCGCCCCTAGGTATCTCTCCATGGCCCTTGGGAATGGCCACCCTTGTTTTTCTGGTTTTGATGGGACTTCCTCCGGCTTCCCTCGGCACAACAGGTTTAGCTGATTTGCACCATCTCCCTTGGCCAGCCTCCCTGGAGCGGCAAGTCCTGGCCCTTTCTCCCCTAGAAGAAACCTTTTTTGCCCAGATACCGGGAACGATTGTTACCAAGGAAGCCTTTGCACAGGGAGACATCTCAGGCACATTTTTAGTGGTGGGTAGTTCCTCCTGGCGATCGCACCACGCGCCAGAGCAATGTTTTCAGGGGAATGGGTTTCAGTTAACCTCCCTGACGGAAACGACTCTGGGGCCCAATTTGCCGGTACATTGGTTGACCTTAAATGGGGGAGCGCAAACGGCAGCCTATTGGTTTCAATCACCCCAGCGGATTACACCCCACTACCTGGATCGTTTTTGGGCCAGTCTTGGGCGATCGCCGGCCAACTCTTGGCTGATGGTGTCGATCCTATTTGATCCCGGG
- a CDS encoding CsbD family protein, which translates to MGLDDKIKATAKNIEGKIQEAVGEITGDPEAKLEGKAKQTEAQIGHTIENVKDKIKESLD; encoded by the coding sequence ATGGGCTTAGATGACAAAATCAAAGCGACTGCTAAAAACATTGAAGGCAAGATCCAAGAAGCCGTCGGTGAAATCACCGGAGATCCCGAAGCCAAACTGGAAGGAAAAGCCAAGCAAACCGAAGCACAGATTGGTCATACCATCGAGAATGTCAAAGACAAGATTAAAGAGTCCCTAGACTAG
- the arsS gene encoding arsenosugar biosynthesis radical SAM (seleno)protein ArsS (Some members of this family are selenoproteins.) yields MPPVSTSRIPVLAPANQLATLGALDLSQTPHGGHFQEALKAHQWTELRPVTLDILQINVGKLCNMACSHCHVDAGPTRTQENMDRETIEACLTALDQTTAHTVDITGGAPELNRHFRYLVTQARYRGKKVIDRCNLTVLLLPGMEDLPQWLAENQVEIICSLPDYQGQTTDRQRGSGTFQKSIAALKRLNAVGYGQGDPQRQLVLVSNPVDDQLARYNPCIEKAWRQELQANYGIQFDRLITLNNMPISRYLMGLHHQGKLQNYMELLVNAFNPETIGGLMCRHTLSVSWDGRLFDCDFNQMLDLAILDGSGIPLHIKNIDLKILERRQIISDRHCFGCTAGAGSSCGGAIAPG; encoded by the coding sequence ATGCCGCCTGTGTCAACTTCTCGTATTCCAGTCCTTGCCCCAGCAAACCAATTAGCTACCTTAGGGGCCCTTGATTTAAGCCAAACTCCCCATGGGGGACATTTTCAAGAGGCCCTCAAGGCGCACCAGTGGACTGAACTACGCCCGGTCACCCTAGATATTCTACAAATCAATGTGGGCAAGCTTTGTAATATGGCCTGTAGTCATTGCCATGTGGATGCGGGCCCCACGCGCACCCAAGAAAATATGGATCGAGAAACCATTGAGGCCTGTCTGACGGCATTGGATCAAACAACGGCCCATACCGTGGATATTACCGGCGGTGCCCCTGAGTTAAATCGCCATTTTCGTTATTTAGTGACCCAAGCAAGGTATCGGGGCAAGAAGGTGATCGATCGCTGTAACTTGACCGTCCTATTGCTCCCAGGCATGGAGGATTTACCCCAATGGTTAGCAGAAAACCAGGTGGAAATTATCTGTTCCTTGCCGGACTACCAGGGGCAAACGACCGATCGCCAGCGGGGGAGTGGCACATTCCAAAAATCCATTGCGGCTCTGAAGCGGCTCAATGCCGTAGGCTATGGCCAAGGGGATCCCCAGCGGCAACTGGTCTTAGTTTCTAATCCAGTGGATGATCAATTAGCCCGCTATAATCCTTGCATTGAAAAAGCATGGCGACAAGAATTACAAGCGAACTATGGTATTCAATTTGATCGCCTGATTACATTGAATAATATGCCCATTTCCCGGTATCTGATGGGTTTGCATCACCAGGGAAAACTCCAGAACTATATGGAATTATTAGTCAATGCTTTCAACCCTGAAACCATTGGTGGCCTGATGTGTCGCCATACCCTATCGGTTTCCTGGGATGGGCGGCTGTTTGATTGTGACTTTAATCAAATGCTGGATTTGGCGATTCTTGATGGGTCTGGTATTCCCCTACATATTAAAAACATTGATCTGAAAATTTTAGAGCGGCGGCAAATTATTAGCGATCGCCATTGTTTTGGTTGTACGGCTGGGGCGGGGAGTTCCTGTGGTGGGGCCATTGCCCCAGGCTAG
- the hisH gene encoding imidazole glycerol phosphate synthase subunit HisH codes for MATIAIVDYDMGNLHSVCKGLDVVGGQPTISDRPEELWAADGVVLPGVGSFDPAMEQLRRRGLGTVIQEIIASGKPFLGICLGLQILFQGSEEGTEPGLGVFSGMVKHFQAEPHLTIPHMGWNQLEFSQCNHPCWQNLPPQPWVYFVHSYYVAPEDPQLTAAYVTHGQQRVTAAIAQGNVIASQFHPEKSGPTGLQILKNFVQSLS; via the coding sequence ATGGCCACCATTGCAATCGTCGATTACGATATGGGTAATTTACATTCGGTCTGTAAGGGACTAGATGTCGTTGGCGGCCAACCGACCATTAGCGATCGCCCGGAGGAGCTTTGGGCTGCGGATGGGGTGGTCTTGCCGGGGGTGGGTTCCTTTGATCCAGCAATGGAGCAGTTGCGGCGGCGGGGATTAGGAACGGTTATTCAAGAAATTATTGCCAGTGGTAAACCGTTTTTAGGGATTTGCTTAGGTTTACAAATCTTGTTTCAGGGAAGCGAAGAGGGAACGGAACCCGGTTTAGGGGTATTTTCAGGGATGGTGAAGCATTTTCAAGCCGAACCCCATTTAACCATTCCCCACATGGGCTGGAATCAGTTGGAGTTTAGCCAATGCAATCATCCCTGCTGGCAAAATTTACCCCCCCAACCCTGGGTCTATTTTGTCCATTCCTATTATGTGGCCCCGGAAGACCCGCAGCTAACGGCGGCCTATGTCACCCACGGCCAGCAGCGGGTAACGGCGGCGATCGCCCAGGGGAATGTGATCGCAAGTCAGTTTCACCCGGAAAAATCTGGGCCCACGGGGCTACAGATCTTGAAAAATTTTGTTCAATCCCTGAGTTAG
- a CDS encoding DUF3352 domain-containing protein has protein sequence MQPEVQTNPILPPRPNRKPLIWLGVGLATVAIAAGVGYWAWQRMLRKSLPAGMSLVPQSALYTLSVSTVPEHWQPLADRDILKALPWLNQSFGPVDQEGVNIANIDYLRDIRPWIGDQATVAVLPISPETVLGSPEQPQVWVVPVIDVPGAQTLLQRYSQNPIEEVGDAVIYEAPDFIGDRIGGGNRNGAIALVRHDDSPYLVWSNIPATLRQVIMTSKQGDSVADLPRYAAAVADTTTSGQRLAEIYINVPALLGYTRSGDGDSADGANAAGLGNDLQGFVASVSLQPNQVNLQAVTWLPANSDRALVPETRVQNLSDRLPQDTAFFYSTGNTQQFWQNAPDGLQKSIGSGLKDMTGLDWQTDFMTWLDGEFAAAIVPTQRQYPAFGLVFLAETSEDARANGALSQLDQAMGDRLQWMIDQSTQDDLTVTTWKIPPGLPVAYHGWLDNRTLFLSLGPALMNQLVPPPRPSLGQSPLFRSVITANSSSQLFINFSDLGRLTNSPLLPELGGNLRQSLAPIQALGMSSTIRDANSSRYDVRILLHPDE, from the coding sequence ATGCAGCCTGAGGTTCAAACCAATCCCATCCTCCCCCCCCGTCCCAACCGCAAACCCCTGATCTGGCTGGGTGTCGGTCTAGCCACCGTAGCGATCGCCGCTGGTGTGGGCTACTGGGCCTGGCAACGGATGCTCCGAAAATCTCTCCCAGCGGGTATGTCCCTGGTGCCCCAATCAGCCCTGTATACCCTGTCTGTGTCCACGGTTCCTGAGCATTGGCAACCCCTAGCCGATCGGGATATTCTCAAGGCCCTCCCCTGGTTAAATCAATCCTTTGGACCGGTGGATCAAGAGGGGGTGAACATTGCCAATATTGATTATCTCAGGGATATTCGCCCCTGGATTGGGGATCAGGCCACCGTGGCCGTCCTTCCCATTTCCCCAGAGACGGTGCTAGGTTCCCCAGAGCAGCCCCAGGTGTGGGTTGTCCCCGTGATTGATGTTCCTGGGGCCCAAACTTTGCTACAACGCTATAGCCAAAACCCCATTGAGGAAGTTGGTGATGCGGTGATCTATGAAGCCCCGGACTTTATTGGCGATAGGATAGGAGGCGGTAATCGCAATGGGGCGATCGCCCTAGTCCGCCACGATGATAGTCCCTACTTAGTTTGGAGTAATATCCCCGCCACCCTGCGCCAAGTGATTATGACCAGTAAACAGGGGGATTCCGTGGCGGATTTACCCCGATATGCAGCGGCGGTGGCAGACACAACGACATCGGGGCAACGTTTAGCGGAAATCTACATTAACGTACCCGCCCTTTTGGGATATACCCGTAGTGGAGATGGGGATAGCGCAGATGGGGCTAATGCCGCCGGTCTGGGCAATGACCTCCAGGGCTTTGTCGCCTCGGTGAGTTTACAACCCAATCAGGTGAACCTCCAGGCCGTTACCTGGTTGCCCGCCAATAGCGATCGCGCCTTGGTTCCAGAAACACGGGTACAAAACCTCAGCGATCGCCTGCCCCAGGATACCGCCTTCTTTTACAGTACGGGGAATACCCAACAGTTTTGGCAAAACGCACCGGACGGGCTGCAAAAATCCATTGGCAGCGGCCTCAAGGATATGACGGGACTTGATTGGCAAACGGATTTTATGACTTGGCTGGATGGGGAATTTGCAGCGGCGATCGTACCAACCCAACGTCAATACCCAGCCTTTGGTCTAGTGTTCTTAGCGGAAACCAGCGAAGATGCCCGCGCCAATGGGGCCCTGAGTCAACTAGATCAGGCCATGGGCGATCGACTGCAATGGATGATCGACCAGAGTACCCAGGATGACCTGACCGTAACCACCTGGAAAATTCCGCCGGGTTTGCCCGTGGCCTACCATGGCTGGTTGGACAATCGCACCCTCTTTTTAAGTTTGGGCCCCGCCCTGATGAATCAGTTGGTACCACCGCCCCGGCCCTCCCTCGGTCAATCCCCCCTGTTTCGTTCTGTCATTACCGCAAATAGTAGTAGCCAGCTATTTATCAATTTCAGCGATTTGGGCAGACTAACCAATAGTCCCCTATTGCCGGAGTTGGGAGGTAATCTGCGCCAGTCCCTCGCTCCCATTCAGGCCCTAGGGATGAGTAGTACCATTCGGGATGCGAATAGTAGTCGTTATGATGTGCGAATTCTCCTCCATCCTGATGAATAA
- the cofH gene encoding 7,8-didemethyl-8-hydroxy-5-deazariboflavin synthase subunit CofH, which translates to MASQTLITAELSNALDQGWLNPAHAQPLLEQAYQCASALVDRLDPLDQLPPLLQDVQRSADHLRHRQVGDRVTYVINRNINFTNICEQHCGFCAFRRDANTPGAYWLTPDEILEKTAAGVEQGATEICMQGGLNPEAKQGGRSLAYYVQLVKTIKQAFPQLHLHAFSPQEIQFIARQDDLGYEQVIASLQAAGVDSLPGTAAEVLVDPVRRMICPEKINTATWLEIITTAHRLGLWTTSTMLSGHIETAADQVAHLAQLRRLQETALERGYPGRISEFILLPYVGEQAPRPMQRLVGHSQPRLLPTLILTAIARLMLGCWIPNHQPSWVKLGLAGATTALNWGCNDLGGTLMEEHITTMAGAMGGTAMTVNQLRTAIHSLGRSPQQRTTLYHLLGESCHAA; encoded by the coding sequence ATCGCTTCCCAGACATTGATCACGGCTGAACTGAGCAACGCCCTAGACCAAGGGTGGTTAAACCCGGCCCACGCCCAGCCACTCCTAGAACAGGCCTACCAATGTGCCTCTGCCTTGGTAGATAGGTTAGACCCATTAGATCAGCTACCGCCCCTTCTCCAGGATGTGCAGAGGAGTGCCGATCACCTCCGTCACCGTCAGGTGGGCGATCGCGTCACCTATGTGATTAATCGAAATATTAACTTTACTAATATCTGTGAGCAGCACTGTGGCTTTTGTGCCTTTCGTCGCGATGCTAATACTCCTGGAGCCTACTGGCTCACCCCAGATGAAATTTTAGAAAAAACCGCCGCCGGAGTCGAGCAAGGAGCCACAGAAATTTGTATGCAGGGGGGGCTCAATCCAGAGGCAAAGCAAGGGGGGAGATCGCTGGCGTACTATGTACAGTTGGTCAAAACCATTAAACAGGCCTTTCCCCAACTTCATCTCCATGCCTTTTCCCCCCAGGAAATTCAGTTCATTGCCCGTCAGGATGATCTAGGCTACGAGCAGGTAATTGCCAGCCTCCAAGCCGCAGGGGTAGATTCCCTGCCCGGAACCGCCGCCGAGGTCTTAGTGGATCCCGTGCGCCGGATGATCTGTCCTGAAAAAATCAATACGGCAACCTGGCTAGAAATTATTACTACCGCCCATCGCCTCGGCCTTTGGACCACCAGTACGATGCTCTCTGGTCATATTGAAACTGCAGCGGATCAAGTTGCCCATTTAGCCCAGCTGCGACGACTCCAAGAGACGGCCCTAGAGCGAGGCTATCCCGGTCGTATCAGTGAATTTATTCTCTTACCCTACGTGGGAGAGCAAGCTCCCCGGCCGATGCAGCGTTTAGTGGGCCATTCCCAACCCCGTTTACTGCCCACCTTGATTTTGACGGCGATCGCCCGTTTAATGTTAGGATGCTGGATTCCGAATCATCAGCCCAGTTGGGTCAAATTAGGCCTAGCAGGGGCAACAACGGCCCTGAATTGGGGATGCAATGATCTTGGTGGCACATTGATGGAGGAACATATTACAACCATGGCTGGGGCAATGGGCGGAACCGCAATGACGGTTAATCAGTTACGGACGGCCATTCACAGCCTAGGGCGATCGCCCCAGCAACGGACGACCTTGTACCATCTCCTAGGAGAGTCTTGTCATGCAGCCTGA
- a CDS encoding DUF433 domain-containing protein produces the protein MTLAIVAELAPLLPNEDGVILVGKTRVSLDTVVTVFNQGATAEEIIYRYPSLKLADVYATIAFYLKHPSEVEAYLQQRRQYAQEIREMNQARFDPQSIRDRLFARRADQEAC, from the coding sequence ATGACACTAGCAATCGTGGCTGAACTTGCTCCCCTATTACCAAACGAAGATGGTGTAATTCTCGTCGGGAAAACTCGCGTCTCATTGGATACTGTAGTTACCGTTTTCAATCAGGGTGCGACAGCAGAGGAGATTATTTACCGTTATCCATCACTCAAGTTAGCTGACGTTTATGCCACAATCGCTTTCTATCTCAAGCACCCATCGGAAGTAGAAGCCTACTTGCAACAGCGACGGCAGTACGCACAAGAGATTCGGGAAATGAATCAAGCAAGATTTGACCCGCAAAGCATACGAGATCGACTGTTTGCCCGTAGAGCAGATCAAGAAGCATGTTAA
- the gloA gene encoding lactoylglutathione lyase: protein MRLLHTMLRVGNLEKSLDFYCNVLGMSLLRRQDYPGGEFTLAFIGYGDESQETVLELTHNWGTTSYDLGNAYGHIAIGVDDIYATCDAISSKGGKIIRPPGPMKHGTTVIAFVEDPDGYKVELIEVKS, encoded by the coding sequence ATGCGACTTTTGCACACGATGCTCCGAGTGGGCAATCTAGAGAAATCCCTAGATTTTTACTGCAATGTTCTAGGAATGTCCCTCCTGCGTCGTCAGGATTATCCAGGGGGTGAGTTTACCCTGGCCTTTATTGGCTATGGGGATGAATCCCAAGAGACGGTTCTGGAATTAACCCATAACTGGGGAACTACCTCCTACGACCTAGGGAATGCCTACGGCCACATTGCCATTGGCGTGGACGACATTTATGCAACCTGTGATGCAATTTCCAGTAAAGGCGGTAAAATTATTCGCCCCCCAGGGCCGATGAAGCACGGCACCACAGTGATTGCCTTTGTTGAAGATCCCGATGGCTATAAAGTGGAGTTGATCGAGGTTAAATCTTAG
- a CDS encoding DUF5615 family PIN-like protein codes for MLKLLVDENFDNTICRGLFRRNPMLDMVRVQDVGLSGMDDSAILDWAAQEGRVLLTHDVATITRYAYDRVRQGQPMPGVIEIATDSPVGQVIEDLLVLVECSQEGELEGQIQYLPW; via the coding sequence ATGTTAAAGTTGCTTGTGGATGAGAACTTCGATAACACGATCTGTCGAGGCTTGTTTCGGCGCAATCCGATGCTTGACATGGTTCGTGTTCAAGATGTCGGGTTGTCGGGCATGGATGATTCGGCCATCTTAGACTGGGCAGCACAAGAAGGGCGTGTTCTGTTGACTCATGATGTTGCGACGATTACTCGTTACGCCTACGATCGCGTAAGGCAAGGACAGCCCATGCCAGGAGTGATCGAAATCGCCACGGATTCTCCAGTCGGCCAGGTAATTGAAGATTTGCTTGTGCTTGTAGAGTGCAGTCAGGAGGGAGAGTTGGAAGGGCAAATTCAGTATCTCCCGTGGTGA